One window from the genome of [Mycobacterium] stephanolepidis encodes:
- a CDS encoding low temperature requirement protein A, with protein MTSGLRAMVARDPAQPHRASTPLELLFDLVFVVAVSRASGTLHHFWAEGHFAEGLVGYAIGFFAIWWAWMNFTWFASAFDTDDWLYRLTVFVQMAGALTVAAGVERAMTGADFGIAIGGYVLMRIAAGSQWVRAAISDPSMRATCLRYVSGIAVVQAAWVCWGLFAPEHLRIPLFVVIALADLSVPVFAERATTTSWHPQHIAERYGLFTLIVLGESILASANSIIGGAEEADHTGTMIGIAVSALIIVAAVWWIYFDQEQECKDASLRSTLLWGYSHYFIFAAVAAISAGFEIAVDEGLGKSHLSSTVAAFTITVPFAIYLVLAWLVLLLQRRDTILNIGLPAIAVASVAISTLPHTLYWLAGLAALAAALVTWRRIEDTEPA; from the coding sequence ATGACCAGTGGCCTGCGGGCCATGGTGGCACGCGATCCCGCGCAACCGCACCGCGCGTCCACCCCGCTAGAACTGCTTTTCGACCTCGTCTTCGTGGTCGCGGTCTCGCGCGCCTCCGGAACCCTTCACCACTTCTGGGCCGAGGGCCATTTCGCCGAGGGACTCGTCGGGTACGCGATCGGCTTCTTCGCCATCTGGTGGGCGTGGATGAACTTCACCTGGTTCGCCAGCGCCTTCGACACAGACGACTGGCTGTATCGGTTGACCGTGTTCGTTCAGATGGCCGGGGCGCTCACCGTCGCGGCCGGTGTCGAGCGAGCGATGACCGGGGCCGACTTCGGTATCGCCATCGGCGGCTATGTACTCATGCGCATCGCCGCGGGCAGCCAATGGGTGCGTGCGGCCATCAGCGACCCGAGCATGCGCGCCACCTGCCTGCGCTACGTCTCGGGTATCGCAGTCGTCCAGGCGGCATGGGTCTGCTGGGGGCTCTTCGCACCGGAACATCTGCGCATACCGCTGTTCGTGGTGATCGCGCTGGCCGACCTGTCGGTGCCCGTGTTCGCCGAACGCGCCACCACCACGTCATGGCATCCCCAGCACATTGCCGAACGCTACGGCCTGTTCACCCTCATCGTGCTCGGCGAATCCATCCTGGCCTCCGCGAACTCGATCATCGGCGGCGCCGAGGAAGCCGACCACACCGGCACCATGATCGGTATCGCTGTGTCGGCCTTGATCATCGTCGCCGCGGTGTGGTGGATCTACTTCGACCAGGAACAAGAGTGCAAGGACGCGTCACTGCGCTCAACCCTGCTGTGGGGCTACAGCCACTACTTCATCTTCGCCGCCGTCGCGGCAATCTCAGCGGGGTTCGAGATCGCCGTCGACGAGGGACTCGGCAAGAGCCACCTGAGTTCGACCGTTGCCGCCTTCACGATCACGGTCCCATTCGCCATCTACCTGGTGTTGGCATGGCTGGTGCTGCTCCTGCAACGCCGCGACACCATCCTGAACATCGGGCTACCGGCGATCGCCGTTGCCTCAGTTGCCATCTCGACACTCCCGCACACGTTGTACTGGCTCGCCGGTTTAGCGGCGTTGGCGGCCGCGCTGGTCACCTGGCGGCGCATCGAGGACACCGAGCCCGCTTAA
- a CDS encoding NAD(P)(+) transhydrogenase (Re/Si-specific) subunit beta, producing MSTESLNYLVDVLYIAAFALFIYGLSGLTGPKTAVRGNWIAAVGMGIAVLATLIKVSESATTLDWILIGAGLGIGVVLGIPPALKTKMTAMPQLVALFNGVGGGTVALIAWSEFIETKGFSEFKPDQSPTVALVVGSLFAAVIGSVSFWGSLVAFAKLQESIPKNVEKRLVASAKLFQASNIVLLLAAVGAAVYIGLHPGLPVWWIVAVLVFAGVMGLFVVFPIGGADMPVVISLLNAMTGLSAAAAGLALNNTAMIVAGMIVGASGSILTNLMAVAMNRSIPAIVFGSFGGGDTGAAAGSAEQGTVKATSASDAAIQMAYANQVIVVPGYGLAVAQAQHTVKEMADLLESKGVEVKYAIHPVAGRMPGHMNVLLAEADVEYDAMKEMDDINGEFNRTDVTIVIGANDVTNPAARNDPSSPIHGMPILNVDESRSVIVLKRSMSSGYAGIENPLFFQPQTSMLFGDAKKSVSAVIEELKAL from the coding sequence GTGAGCACCGAAAGCCTCAACTACCTCGTCGATGTTCTCTACATCGCCGCGTTTGCCCTCTTCATCTACGGTCTGTCCGGCCTGACCGGACCCAAGACCGCAGTGCGCGGCAACTGGATTGCCGCCGTCGGCATGGGCATCGCGGTGCTTGCCACGCTGATCAAGGTGAGCGAGAGTGCCACCACGCTGGACTGGATCCTGATCGGCGCGGGCCTGGGTATCGGTGTCGTACTGGGCATTCCGCCCGCACTGAAGACCAAGATGACCGCCATGCCGCAGCTGGTGGCATTGTTCAACGGTGTCGGTGGTGGCACCGTGGCGCTTATCGCCTGGTCAGAATTCATTGAGACGAAGGGCTTTTCGGAGTTCAAGCCAGATCAGTCGCCGACCGTGGCGCTGGTGGTGGGATCGCTGTTCGCCGCGGTCATCGGTTCGGTGTCGTTCTGGGGCTCGCTGGTGGCCTTCGCCAAACTGCAGGAGTCCATTCCGAAGAATGTCGAGAAGCGGCTTGTTGCTTCCGCCAAGCTTTTCCAGGCTTCCAATATCGTGCTGCTGCTGGCTGCGGTCGGCGCCGCCGTCTACATCGGGCTGCATCCCGGCCTGCCGGTCTGGTGGATCGTCGCGGTACTGGTCTTCGCCGGTGTGATGGGTCTGTTCGTGGTGTTCCCCATCGGTGGCGCCGACATGCCGGTGGTCATCTCACTGCTCAACGCGATGACCGGTTTGTCTGCCGCCGCAGCAGGTTTGGCGCTGAACAACACCGCGATGATTGTCGCGGGCATGATCGTGGGCGCCTCCGGCTCGATCCTGACCAACCTGATGGCCGTTGCGATGAACCGGTCGATTCCGGCCATCGTGTTCGGTTCGTTCGGTGGCGGTGACACCGGAGCCGCCGCTGGTTCGGCCGAGCAGGGCACGGTCAAGGCGACGTCTGCCTCCGACGCAGCGATTCAGATGGCCTACGCCAACCAGGTGATCGTGGTGCCCGGTTACGGCCTGGCCGTCGCGCAGGCCCAGCACACTGTCAAGGAGATGGCGGACCTGCTGGAGAGCAAGGGTGTTGAGGTCAAGTACGCCATTCACCCGGTTGCCGGTCGCATGCCCGGACACATGAACGTGCTGCTCGCCGAGGCCGACGTCGAGTACGACGCCATGAAGGAAATGGACGACATCAACGGCGAGTTCAACCGGACCGATGTCACCATCGTGATTGGCGCCAACGATGTCACCAACCCGGCGGCTCGCAATGACCCGTCCAGCCCGATTCACGGCATGCCGATCCTGAATGTCGATGAGTCGCGCTCGGTGATCGTGCTGAAGCGTTCGATGAGCTCGGGCTACGCGGGTATCGAGAACCCGCTGTTCTTCCAGCCGCAGACCTCGATGTTGTTCGGGGACGCCAAGAAGTCGGTGTCCGCAGTCATCGAGGAGCTTAAGGCGCTGTAG
- a CDS encoding NAD(P) transhydrogenase subunit alpha part 2 has protein sequence MYGQLLANIAILVLAGFVGFAVISKVPNTLHTPLMSGTNAIHGIVVLGALIVLGNLPADASWGTRIIAFVALIFGTLNVIGGFLVTDRMLGMFKSKKPEQKEAAK, from the coding sequence ATGTACGGACAGCTACTGGCCAACATCGCGATCCTGGTGCTTGCCGGGTTCGTCGGATTCGCCGTTATCTCCAAGGTGCCCAACACCTTGCACACCCCGTTGATGTCGGGCACCAACGCCATTCACGGCATCGTGGTGCTGGGTGCGCTGATCGTCCTGGGCAACCTGCCCGCCGACGCCAGCTGGGGCACTCGGATCATCGCGTTCGTCGCGTTGATCTTCGGAACCCTGAACGTGATCGGTGGCTTCTTGGTGACCGACCGCATGCTGGGCATGTTCAAGTCGAAGAAGCCTGAGCAGAAAGAGGCGGCCAAGTGA
- a CDS encoding Re/Si-specific NAD(P)(+) transhydrogenase subunit alpha, giving the protein MTDQPVTIGVVRESGEDERRVALVPKAIAGLIGKGVNVVIESGAGERALLPDELYTEAGATVGDAWSADVVVKVAPPSPAEVASLREGQTLIGFLAPRNADNSIGALKSAGVQAFAVEAIPRISRAQVMDALSSQANVAGYKSVLVAASESTRFFPMLTTAAGTVKPALVLVLGVGVAGLQALATAKRLGGRTTGYDVRPEVADQVRSVGAQWLDLGIDAAGEGGYARELTEEERQKQQQALEEAIKGFDVVITTALVPGRPAPRLVTAAAVEGMKPGSVVVDLAGETGGNCELTEPGQTVVKHGVTIASPLNLPATMPEHASELYAKNITSVLELLIKDGALAPDFDDEIVAGSCVTREVS; this is encoded by the coding sequence ATGACCGATCAACCAGTCACTATCGGAGTTGTCCGAGAGTCGGGTGAGGACGAGCGCCGCGTTGCGCTGGTGCCCAAGGCGATCGCCGGGCTGATTGGCAAGGGTGTGAACGTCGTTATAGAAAGCGGCGCCGGAGAGCGCGCGCTGCTGCCCGACGAGCTGTACACCGAAGCCGGTGCGACGGTGGGTGACGCTTGGTCCGCCGATGTCGTCGTCAAGGTTGCGCCGCCCTCGCCCGCCGAGGTCGCTAGCCTGCGTGAGGGGCAGACCCTCATCGGCTTCCTGGCGCCGCGCAATGCCGACAACAGCATCGGCGCGCTCAAGAGCGCGGGCGTGCAAGCCTTTGCCGTGGAAGCTATTCCCCGCATCTCCCGCGCCCAGGTGATGGACGCGCTGTCGTCGCAGGCCAACGTAGCCGGGTACAAGTCCGTGCTCGTGGCGGCCTCGGAATCGACTCGCTTCTTCCCGATGCTCACCACGGCCGCGGGAACCGTGAAGCCCGCGCTGGTGCTGGTGCTCGGTGTCGGTGTGGCCGGTCTGCAGGCGCTGGCGACGGCCAAGCGGCTCGGCGGGCGCACCACCGGCTACGACGTTCGCCCCGAGGTGGCAGATCAGGTCCGTTCGGTCGGTGCCCAGTGGCTCGATCTCGGCATCGATGCGGCCGGCGAGGGCGGCTACGCCCGCGAGCTCACCGAGGAGGAGCGCCAGAAGCAGCAGCAGGCGCTCGAAGAGGCCATCAAGGGATTCGACGTCGTCATCACCACGGCGCTCGTGCCCGGGCGTCCGGCGCCGCGTCTGGTGACCGCTGCGGCAGTCGAGGGCATGAAGCCCGGTTCTGTCGTCGTGGATCTCGCGGGGGAGACCGGCGGCAACTGTGAACTGACCGAGCCCGGCCAGACCGTCGTCAAGCACGGTGTGACGATCGCTTCGCCCCTCAACCTGCCGGCCACCATGCCCGAGCACGCCAGCGAGCTGTATGCCAAGAACATCACGTCCGTTCTCGAACTCCTCATCAAGGATGGCGCCCTGGCGCCGGACTTCGATGATGAGATCGTCGCGGGCTCCTGCGTTACCCGGGAGGTCTCCTAG
- a CDS encoding glutathione S-transferase family protein: MSQNPENTKYVEPGEFKRDTNYINTRITADGRDGYPVEPGRYRLVAARACPWANRTLIVRRLLGLEDVLSLGLCGPTHDKRSWTFDLDPGGVDPVLGIHFLRDAYLKRYPDYPRGITVPAVVEEASGEVVTNDYAQMTLDFSTEWVEHHRSGAPQLYPEALRTEIDEVNRRVYTEVNNGVYRCGFAGGQDAYDAAYDRLFTALDWLSERLAGQRYLVGDTITEADVRLFTTLVRFDPVYHGHFKCNREKLTEMPVLWAYSRDLYQTPGFGDTVDFGQIKEHYYVVHTDINPTQIVPKGPDLSGWLTPHGREILGGRPFGNGTPPGPPRESERVPDHGPCPG; the protein is encoded by the coding sequence GTGAGCCAGAACCCGGAGAACACCAAGTACGTCGAGCCCGGTGAGTTCAAGCGGGACACCAACTACATCAATACGCGGATCACCGCGGACGGCCGTGACGGCTACCCGGTCGAGCCCGGGAGGTACCGGCTCGTCGCCGCACGTGCCTGTCCCTGGGCGAACCGGACGCTCATCGTCCGTCGCCTGCTCGGTTTGGAAGACGTTCTATCTCTCGGGCTTTGCGGCCCCACGCATGACAAGCGCAGCTGGACTTTCGATCTGGATCCGGGCGGTGTCGATCCCGTCCTGGGTATCCACTTCCTGCGCGATGCCTATCTCAAGCGGTATCCGGACTATCCCCGCGGCATCACCGTGCCCGCTGTCGTGGAAGAGGCGTCCGGGGAAGTCGTGACCAACGACTACGCGCAGATGACGCTGGACTTCTCCACCGAATGGGTCGAGCATCACCGGTCGGGCGCGCCACAGCTGTATCCCGAGGCATTGCGCACCGAAATCGACGAGGTGAACCGCCGCGTCTACACAGAGGTCAACAACGGCGTCTACCGTTGCGGTTTCGCCGGAGGCCAGGATGCGTACGACGCCGCCTACGATCGCCTGTTCACCGCGCTCGATTGGCTGTCGGAAAGGCTTGCCGGACAAAGGTATTTGGTGGGCGACACCATTACCGAGGCGGATGTGCGGCTGTTCACCACATTGGTCCGGTTCGATCCGGTGTATCACGGGCACTTCAAGTGCAATCGCGAGAAGCTGACCGAGATGCCGGTGTTGTGGGCGTACTCGCGGGATCTGTATCAAACCCCAGGCTTCGGTGACACCGTCGATTTCGGGCAGATCAAGGAGCACTACTACGTGGTGCACACCGATATCAATCCCACTCAGATTGTCCCGAAGGGGCCGGATCTGAGTGGCTGGCTGACCCCGCATGGACGCGAGATACTGGGTGGCAGACCCTTCGGGAATGGCACCCCGCCGGGGCCGCCGAGAGAGTCGGAACGCGTGCCAGATCACGGTCCTTGCCCTGGTTAA
- a CDS encoding class I SAM-dependent methyltransferase — protein MTNIEDKDWSRSEGDSWDIVSSVGFTALGVAAARAIENAQPDPLVRDEYAQHFVRAAGEPHLIGLLDNPDAQALNPATAFRQIGLRSRFFDEFFVNAANSGCKQAVILAAGLDVRAHRLPWPEGTKVFELDQPKVLEFKDRVLAEQGATPTSDRREVVVDLREDWPAALLAAGFDPEAPTAWSAEGLIVYLPSAAQDLLFERVVALSAPGSQVAVEATRGRPDIAKWGEVQKKYADDSHPMSKVDISSLFYDEERADVAEWFAARGWTVHGAHALELAAAYGIDIPDLPQDVVELIEQGNYLTAVLPG, from the coding sequence ATGACCAACATCGAGGACAAGGACTGGTCGCGCAGCGAGGGCGACTCCTGGGACATCGTGTCGAGCGTGGGGTTCACGGCGCTGGGAGTTGCGGCGGCCCGTGCGATTGAGAACGCGCAGCCCGACCCCCTGGTGCGCGATGAATATGCGCAGCATTTCGTGCGCGCCGCGGGTGAGCCGCATCTGATTGGGCTGCTGGACAATCCGGATGCGCAGGCGCTGAACCCCGCGACCGCATTTCGGCAGATCGGCTTGCGTAGCAGGTTTTTCGACGAGTTCTTTGTAAACGCAGCGAATTCCGGCTGCAAGCAGGCAGTGATTCTCGCCGCCGGGCTGGATGTGCGGGCGCATCGGTTGCCGTGGCCGGAAGGCACCAAGGTCTTCGAGTTGGACCAGCCCAAGGTGCTGGAGTTCAAGGACCGTGTGCTGGCCGAACAGGGCGCCACCCCCACGAGTGACCGCAGGGAGGTGGTCGTGGATCTCCGAGAGGATTGGCCTGCCGCCTTGCTCGCCGCGGGCTTTGACCCTGAGGCTCCGACGGCATGGTCGGCAGAGGGTCTGATCGTCTACCTGCCTTCTGCGGCACAGGATCTGCTGTTCGAGCGGGTTGTCGCGCTATCGGCGCCGGGCAGTCAGGTCGCCGTGGAAGCCACGCGCGGACGGCCCGACATCGCCAAGTGGGGTGAGGTCCAGAAGAAGTATGCCGACGATAGCCATCCCATGTCGAAGGTGGATATCAGTTCGTTGTTCTACGACGAAGAGCGGGCTGACGTCGCGGAGTGGTTCGCCGCGCGCGGGTGGACGGTGCACGGCGCGCATGCCCTGGAACTGGCCGCGGCCTACGGAATCGACATCCCGGATCTGCCGCAGGACGTTGTCGAACTCATCGAACAGGGCAACTACCTCACCGCTGTTCTGCCCGGCTAG
- a CDS encoding class I SAM-dependent methyltransferase translates to MTDVEDENWSRSEGDSWDIVSSVGYAALGVSAQRAVESERPDALIVDPFAKHFVLAAGEPHLIDTITKRDVPRASPFEYLRGMGMRSRFFDEFFLEAAASGIRQAVILAAGLDARAHRLPWPAGVAVYELDQPEVLAFKDRVYAEQGAAPTSDRRAVAVDLRDDWPGALKEAGFDPSRPTAWSAEGLLPYLPAVAQELLFERVVELSAPGSRAAIEGPTGVLGVSQFAKVEQKYRSEKDTFGKIDITELFYDEEKTPPVEWFSVRGWDTLGLDMFDLAERYGVQYPEIPEDIRELAGSMHYLTCTLPA, encoded by the coding sequence ATGACAGACGTCGAGGACGAGAACTGGTCGCGCAGCGAGGGCGATTCCTGGGACATCGTGTCCAGCGTGGGATACGCCGCGCTGGGGGTCAGTGCGCAGCGTGCCGTGGAGAGTGAACGGCCGGACGCATTGATCGTCGACCCGTTCGCCAAGCATTTCGTGCTCGCGGCGGGCGAACCGCATTTGATCGATACGATCACCAAACGCGATGTGCCCCGGGCATCCCCGTTCGAGTATCTGCGTGGGATGGGTATGCGCAGCCGGTTCTTCGATGAGTTCTTCCTGGAGGCCGCCGCCTCCGGTATCCGACAAGCCGTCATCCTTGCCGCCGGATTGGACGCGCGGGCACATCGGCTGCCCTGGCCCGCCGGGGTTGCGGTCTACGAGCTGGATCAGCCGGAAGTTTTGGCCTTCAAGGACCGGGTGTATGCCGAGCAGGGCGCCGCGCCGACCAGTGATCGTCGGGCGGTGGCTGTGGACCTGCGTGATGACTGGCCGGGCGCCCTCAAAGAGGCTGGATTTGATCCCAGCCGGCCCACCGCATGGTCGGCCGAAGGACTGCTGCCGTATCTGCCCGCGGTCGCCCAGGAATTGTTGTTCGAGAGGGTTGTCGAACTGTCGGCTCCGGGCAGTCGCGCCGCGATCGAGGGCCCCACGGGAGTGTTGGGTGTGAGTCAATTCGCGAAGGTAGAGCAGAAGTACCGATCCGAGAAGGACACCTTCGGCAAGATCGACATCACCGAGCTGTTCTACGACGAGGAGAAGACGCCGCCCGTCGAGTGGTTCTCCGTGCGAGGTTGGGACACGTTGGGGCTGGACATGTTTGATCTGGCAGAGCGTTACGGCGTGCAGTATCCGGAAATCCCCGAGGACATCAGGGAGCTTGCCGGTTCGATGCATTACCTGACCTGCACACTGCCGGCCTGA
- a CDS encoding SAM-dependent methyltransferase produces the protein MARADGDTWDIVTSVGYTALAVAAARALDAKLDPPLAHDEYAEKFVAAAGESQLAEAVAAGDIGGLAGANAGWVGVRTRFFDNFFADAAGAGVRQVVILAAGLDARAYRLPWPTGTTVFEVDQPRVLEFKDQVLAAAQAGPAAGRVPVAVDLRDDWPKALVGARFDPEQPTAWALEGLLPYLPGAAQDALFEKLHELSAPGSSIAAELGPRPGEIAQFERDMPSHADSPGQPKVSELWYEDPRRDTKSWLAERGWTVAEIDLVEAAVGYGRPFGELPGSFETLLRTKFFTATRTN, from the coding sequence ATGGCGCGCGCCGACGGAGACACCTGGGACATCGTCACGAGCGTCGGCTACACCGCGCTGGCGGTCGCGGCCGCCCGCGCACTCGACGCGAAACTGGATCCACCACTGGCCCACGACGAGTACGCCGAGAAGTTCGTTGCCGCCGCCGGCGAATCGCAATTGGCCGAAGCCGTGGCCGCCGGGGATATCGGCGGCCTCGCCGGGGCCAATGCCGGATGGGTCGGCGTGCGGACACGATTCTTCGACAACTTCTTTGCCGACGCGGCCGGCGCGGGAGTGCGGCAAGTAGTCATTCTGGCCGCCGGATTAGATGCCCGCGCATACCGATTGCCCTGGCCCACGGGCACCACCGTCTTCGAGGTGGACCAACCGCGGGTGCTCGAATTCAAAGATCAGGTGCTCGCCGCGGCGCAGGCAGGTCCGGCCGCCGGCCGGGTGCCGGTGGCCGTCGACCTGCGTGATGACTGGCCGAAGGCGTTGGTGGGGGCCAGGTTCGACCCCGAACAACCCACCGCATGGGCTCTGGAAGGACTGTTGCCCTACCTGCCCGGAGCAGCACAGGACGCACTCTTCGAGAAGTTGCATGAGCTATCGGCTCCCGGAAGCAGCATCGCGGCCGAGCTGGGCCCCCGGCCCGGTGAGATCGCACAGTTTGAGCGGGACATGCCGTCGCATGCCGATTCGCCGGGCCAGCCCAAGGTGTCCGAACTCTGGTACGAGGATCCTCGGCGTGATACCAAGTCGTGGCTTGCTGAAAGAGGTTGGACTGTCGCGGAAATCGACCTTGTCGAGGCGGCCGTGGGATACGGACGGCCGTTCGGGGAACTGCCCGGCTCATTCGAAACATTGCTTCGTACCAAGTTTTTCACCGCTACCCGGACCAACTGA